One Thermoanaerobacter pseudethanolicus ATCC 33223 DNA window includes the following coding sequences:
- the spoIIP gene encoding stage II sporulation protein P, whose amino-acid sequence MYRYYSLKISRIMFLILLLTNVFLYNWMTQPYKGEYKQIIGDSFSEEYDKLDSLFVTSINYTLPIIEVAFTSQGYTGKDLTFSTLLNAKVKDPINILKFQLPILAQVDLKKVSTNNIQNDDAQTNPPSNNNVNLFDTNAQSDKNTSQTQGEEEKPVLKNIDNSKPYLLIYHTHTMEAYAATEKNKYIARYGYDRTDDLNYTVAKVADYLTEYLRKEGIPVLHDKTINDYNYDKSYVNSFATVSKILKEYPSIKAAIDLHRDGYGAVMKPGVETIPVLSNLPNQDFRKKYVMEINGEKVARVSFIIGSRRTPEMQQDWRKNYEFAKRISDKLNELYPGLSLGVQVKPYSEYNQHLLEKSILIELGSNYNTLEEAIATTKYLAKAISEVIKQQQDFGQ is encoded by the coding sequence TTGTACAGGTATTATAGTTTAAAGATAAGCAGGATAATGTTTTTAATTTTGTTATTGACAAATGTTTTTCTTTATAATTGGATGACACAACCTTATAAAGGTGAATATAAACAAATAATTGGTGATTCTTTTTCAGAGGAGTATGATAAATTAGACAGTTTATTTGTAACTTCAATAAATTATACCCTGCCGATAATAGAAGTAGCTTTTACCTCTCAGGGATATACAGGAAAGGATTTAACCTTTTCCACTTTGTTAAATGCTAAAGTTAAAGACCCTATCAATATATTGAAATTTCAACTTCCAATTTTAGCACAGGTAGATTTGAAAAAGGTAAGTACTAATAATATACAGAATGATGATGCACAAACAAATCCTCCTTCTAATAACAATGTGAATTTGTTTGATACTAATGCACAAAGTGACAAAAACACATCTCAGACACAAGGAGAGGAAGAAAAACCAGTTTTGAAAAATATAGATAATAGTAAACCCTATCTTTTGATATATCACACTCATACTATGGAAGCTTATGCTGCTACAGAAAAGAACAAATACATAGCAAGGTACGGCTATGATAGGACAGATGATTTAAATTATACTGTTGCAAAAGTAGCGGATTATCTTACGGAATATCTTAGAAAAGAAGGAATTCCTGTATTGCACGACAAAACTATCAACGATTATAACTATGACAAATCTTATGTAAACTCTTTTGCAACAGTCAGTAAAATTTTAAAGGAGTATCCTTCTATTAAGGCAGCGATTGATTTGCATAGAGATGGCTATGGTGCTGTTATGAAACCAGGAGTAGAAACTATTCCTGTTTTGAGCAATTTGCCAAACCAAGATTTTAGAAAAAAATATGTGATGGAAATAAACGGGGAAAAAGTAGCAAGAGTTTCTTTCATAATAGGCTCAAGAAGGACACCGGAAATGCAACAAGATTGGAGAAAAAATTACGAATTTGCCAAAAGAATAAGTGATAAATTAAATGAGCTTTATCCCGGCCTATCTTTAGGAGTACAGGTAAAGCCCTACAGTGAATATAATCAGCATCTTCTTGAAAAGTCGATACTGATAGAATTAGGAAGTAACTATAATACTTTAGAGGAGGCAATTGCAACTACAAAGTATCTGGCTAAAGCCATTAGTGAAGTGATAAAGCAGCAACAAGATTTTGGGCAGTGA
- the gpr gene encoding GPR endopeptidase, translated as MYSIRTDLAVEARELYKGREIPGVRVDEKHLEGIKVTKVKILNEEGEKAMGKPVGDYITIEAPGLIERDLDLEEEVAKVLADIIKEIANLTENTQVLVVGLGNWNVTPDALGPRVVSNIVVTRHLKEYAPQQFGDEIRSVSAISPGVLGITGIETAEILKGVVDRIKPDLIITIDALASRRLERLSTTIQISNTGISPGSGIGNRRLSITEQSLGIPVIAIGVPTVVDAVTIANDTIEYLTEELLKHTKEESPFYEVLKNMSQQEKYSLIQEVLTPYVHNLVVTPKEIDLLVRNIASIISRGINLALQPGLTEREMNQLLH; from the coding sequence ATGTACAGTATAAGGACAGACCTTGCAGTAGAAGCGAGAGAATTATACAAAGGAAGAGAGATTCCAGGGGTTAGGGTGGATGAGAAACACTTAGAGGGTATAAAGGTGACAAAGGTCAAAATTTTAAATGAAGAAGGAGAAAAAGCAATGGGGAAGCCAGTGGGGGACTATATAACTATTGAAGCCCCCGGCCTCATTGAAAGGGATTTAGATTTAGAAGAAGAAGTTGCAAAAGTTTTAGCAGATATAATTAAAGAAATAGCTAATTTGACGGAAAATACACAAGTTTTAGTAGTGGGGTTAGGTAATTGGAATGTAACTCCTGATGCGTTGGGACCTCGTGTAGTTTCCAATATTGTAGTAACAAGGCATTTAAAGGAATACGCACCTCAACAGTTTGGCGATGAAATTCGGTCTGTCAGTGCAATTTCTCCCGGAGTTTTGGGAATTACCGGAATAGAAACGGCTGAAATTTTAAAAGGAGTAGTTGACAGAATAAAACCTGACTTAATAATTACAATTGATGCTTTGGCTTCAAGAAGATTAGAGAGGCTGTCAACTACTATTCAAATTTCAAATACAGGTATAAGTCCAGGGTCTGGAATAGGTAATAGAAGGCTTTCCATTACTGAGCAAAGCTTAGGTATACCCGTAATAGCCATAGGAGTTCCTACAGTAGTAGATGCAGTAACAATTGCTAACGACACCATCGAATATTTAACAGAAGAGTTACTAAAACACACCAAAGAAGAAAGCCCTTTTTATGAAGTGCTTAAGAACATGAGTCAACAAGAGAAATACAGTCTCATTCAAGAAGTTTTAACACCTTATGTACATAATCTTGTAGTTACTCCTAAAGAAATAGATTTATTGGTACGAAATATAGCTTCAATTATATCTAGAGGAATAAATCTTGCACTGCAACCTGGTCTTACAGAAAGGGAAATGAATCAATTACTTCATTAA
- a CDS encoding phage holin family protein: MLQTIIRFIVSAIVLLVVGYLVPGFSVAGFWGALISALVIALLGYIVELILGKDISPRSRGFVGFIVAAVVIYVSQFIVPTIHATIVGSLIAAFVIGLVDAFVPTELR; encoded by the coding sequence ATGTTACAAACCATTATACGTTTTATTGTGTCAGCTATTGTGCTATTGGTGGTGGGATATCTTGTACCTGGCTTTAGTGTTGCAGGCTTTTGGGGAGCTCTTATTTCAGCATTGGTAATAGCTTTGTTGGGTTATATTGTAGAATTAATATTAGGAAAAGATATTTCACCAAGAAGCCGTGGTTTTGTAGGATTTATTGTTGCGGCGGTAGTGATATACGTTTCTCAGTTTATTGTTCCTACCATTCATGCAACAATAGTTGGTTCGTTGATTGCTGCTTTTGTGATAGGACTAGTTGACGCCTTTGTACCCACAGAGTTGAGGTGA
- the rpsT gene encoding 30S ribosomal protein S20: protein MANTKSAKKRISIIAKRTLRNKMIKSRVKTFISNFNKSLATGDIETIKEKLRLAVKELDKAATKGVLHKNTVARKKSRLYAKFNALLKSAASNE, encoded by the coding sequence TTGGCAAACACAAAATCTGCAAAGAAAAGAATATCTATTATCGCAAAAAGGACTTTGCGTAATAAAATGATAAAATCAAGAGTCAAAACATTTATTTCTAACTTTAATAAAAGTTTAGCAACAGGAGATATAGAAACAATAAAAGAAAAATTAAGACTTGCCGTCAAAGAATTGGACAAAGCTGCCACAAAAGGAGTTCTTCATAAAAACACAGTGGCAAGAAAAAAATCCAGACTTTATGCAAAATTTAATGCACTTTTAAAATCAGCAGCAAGTAATGAATAA
- the holA gene encoding DNA polymerase III subunit delta encodes MKYKELIDSLKKGEIHNIYLFYGEERFLLSDAIKRFKSKILKEETYEMNYIVIEKNDPEEYVDAIIESCETLPFFSEYKLVVVKNEEDQLSKLSDKSLKKLVNYMEERANMAENKTVLIIVDGEKVDLRKKFYKFIEKTGKIVYFQKLSFEEAVNYTGYFFKKSGKKISKSDAEYFVKSVGTDLYAIVNEIHKVVCYSDSEEIKMEKMKEVLTINLQQNIFNLVSAIGMKKEKEAYKVLYALLEKGEVPLIILSMIVRQMRLIAKIKTFESKFVDKKSIASSLGVPYFVVEELTRQSKFFKKEDLERAYKECLKCDIALKSGADSSLALEELVKKLCK; translated from the coding sequence ATGAAGTATAAAGAATTAATAGACAGTTTAAAAAAAGGAGAAATACATAATATATATCTTTTTTACGGAGAAGAGAGATTTTTGTTGTCAGACGCTATCAAAAGGTTTAAATCAAAGATCTTAAAAGAAGAAACCTATGAGATGAATTACATAGTTATTGAAAAGAATGATCCAGAAGAGTATGTAGATGCTATCATTGAAAGCTGTGAGACTTTGCCTTTTTTTTCTGAGTATAAGTTAGTTGTAGTAAAAAACGAGGAGGACCAACTTTCTAAATTGAGTGATAAGAGTTTAAAAAAGCTTGTGAATTATATGGAAGAAAGAGCCAATATGGCGGAGAATAAAACAGTTTTGATTATTGTAGATGGAGAAAAGGTAGACTTGAGGAAGAAGTTTTACAAATTTATAGAAAAAACAGGTAAAATAGTGTATTTTCAAAAGCTTTCATTTGAAGAAGCTGTAAATTACACAGGTTATTTTTTTAAAAAAAGTGGGAAAAAGATAAGCAAATCTGATGCAGAATACTTTGTAAAAAGTGTAGGAACTGATTTGTATGCTATTGTAAATGAAATACATAAAGTGGTTTGTTATTCTGACAGTGAAGAAATAAAAATGGAAAAAATGAAAGAAGTCCTTACTATAAACCTGCAACAAAACATTTTCAATCTTGTTAGTGCTATAGGAATGAAAAAAGAAAAAGAGGCTTATAAAGTTTTATACGCCCTTTTAGAAAAGGGAGAAGTACCTCTTATTATATTGTCCATGATAGTAAGACAGATGAGGCTGATCGCTAAAATCAAAACTTTTGAAAGCAAATTTGTAGATAAAAAGAGTATAGCATCTTCTTTAGGAGTGCCATATTTTGTAGTAGAAGAACTAACAAGACAAAGTAAGTTTTTTAAAAAAGAGGATTTAGAAAGGGCATATAAAGAATGCTTAAAATGTGACATTGCATTGAAATCAGGGGCGGATAGCAGTTTGGCATTGGAGGAGCTTGTAAAAAAATTGTGCAAATGA